The following DNA comes from Harpia harpyja isolate bHarHar1 chromosome 20, bHarHar1 primary haplotype, whole genome shotgun sequence.
GGAACCATCATATCAATGGAGCGACTCACAGCCGACGTTGTCAGCTGCTGCTTGAAATGTATGAATTTGAAGTACAGTAAACATTCTTGTGGCATGAGGGCATGTACAAATAAATAATGGTCAATTACTTTGCACAAAGCAGGTTTAGAAAATATGCTGTGCCTTGTAGGGAATAAAAACAACTTAAAAGAGTATCTTCAGGACAAAAAAGGGTTCTTGGTTCCTAACTTTTGAATCCTACTGATCTATATGTAACGTTTTTAAAGAGTTGGATCTTAACAGTTGACAATCTATTGTAATTTTTTACTAGACAATTATACCAACTCCTAAATTCTCATTGTAAAATGAATTTTGTGCAATTTGTATTATAAATTGGCAGACGTGTTACATGTAGTGTAGGAAGTTTCTCATTAAGAATAGCACTTCTATTCTGTCAATAGATACTGCTCATGACTCTTGTCATGGTCTTGTAGTGGGCAGTGTTACCGTGTGTTTTACCTGTGTTAACATGTAAAGGTATAGCTGCTTGTATGAAAATTATTACATAGGTAGAGgagattgtattttttttcttactgttttcttttttttgttgtttcttttaagatATCCAGAATGGAATCCTGACAGTGACTCAGGACATGGAATGTAAGTAGTAATgatttttgaagtatttgtaatgtttttattTGAAGCAGAGGACATTCTTAACATCCTATGTGAAACAAAACACctccttttcttcaaatagaTACCTCCCTTTGTTTTCTactagctgaagagcagcagtaaaAATAGCTAAAGTTGACTTCTCCTTAGATGCTCTGCAgaaattagggtttttttgagaatGAAAGCTTTGCagttttttggtttaaaattaaGGTGTGTTTTCCCCTCTTTCTAGGGGTGATCCCTTTATGTTGCAGCAATCCACAAACCCTGCACCAGGAATTCTGggaccaccaccacctccatttCACCTTGGAGGACCTCCTGTTGGGCCAAGAGGTAACATCAACAGGCACCTACTTTTACAAGTTTTAAGTtcctgatcccccccccccccccccttattctggttttaatttaCCAGTGTTttagaacaacaaaacaaaacactcactTTTCTAAGCAGcggaactgaaatattttagtcCCTCCCTAGCCAAAGACTGCTACTCAGATCCCACACTTTCATCTTTTTACCATCTGCTAACTACAAGTCACATTATTATGGCTGGTTTTTAACTGTGTTTGATTAATCCACACATTTTGgacttgtattttttcctgtctagAATTTTTTTGTATCTGTCTTCTGATTAGCTAcatgttggtggggtttttttttgtgaaacTTGATAGAATTCAATGTCCTAAGCGTTTTTCCCCCTTAATTTCAAATGAATTTGACAAATAGATTTGAATAGCAAGTGAGAAATGGGAAGATAGATGATGCAAGTCTCTTCACAGGAAGGCAGGCTAAGAATCAGGTTCTTGTCTGAAGTTGTTACTTTCTACCTTTTAAATAGTTCAAGTGACTAAAAGAGCAAAACTAATTCATTTACCTATGTATCCTGACAGAGTACAAGTATTTCAGACACTTTAAAGGAATTTTTAGATGATAGGTGCATTCATActtaatttcattaaaacaatactgttaatttttcaaaacatctcAAACTTGACTTTGAGCCTATCTAAAAGGCTTTTTTCAGGTGTTTCCTAGTAAAATGGGCATTATGGTAGAATTTGTACTGGTTTAGAACCAAAACTAGGAGTCTTTTTCTGCACCTAAAAACCTCAATAGTGAAAAGTGTATCTTTCTTGGAGATCTCTCAGCTTTTGTGTACGGAGACATTTTGCTATGGCAAATCTTACTCTAAAACAGGAGATATTTTTTTCAATGGGCTTTACTTACTCTCTGCTATTTCTGCACATAAGTAAATGCAGCTCTTTCTCTAATGTTAAACTGAACAGAATGACCAGGAAGGAGGACCTCAAGTTACAAGAGCTCTGAAATAAACAAATTAACAGCCTTTTCAGACTGTAATGAAATAATTAGTTTTTGAAACTTGATGTCATTCTGGTTTCTTAAGAACTTGTGAAGAGATGTGTTAATACAATACCAGTCTTGCAGGTTGAACTAAGCTTGctcattcttttaatttcttaaagGAGCTGGAAATGGAAATATGCAAGGACCAAGACACATGCAAAAGGGCAGAGTGGTTAGTATtaaaaatttgttgttgtttttaaaaaaccacaattttatgttatactttttgtttgctttcgtaagacttttttttttaatgaatggatTGTCTTTAAAAGTGAGATTTTAGGATTTATTTGTGTGGAAATACTGAAGCTTTGGAATATGATTGGGGTTTTGTTGTGCCAAGTACTCTACAAAATATTTGTTCCAAAACTGTATAGACCCTATTTAAACATTCTCTTCTGATGAAGCTGTGGGACATGAACATACAAGAAAGGCAACTTTGGCATGGCAGGCATCTTTCTCTGTGGAAATCCTTGGAGGTTCTGTGCCTTTTCTATATGCATCTTGCTTTGGTTACTGCttgaagatttaaaaattaaaaaaaaaaaaaacaagtagaGCTGAGCCTTGACAGACTTTCTGTTTAGGTCAGCtgatacacattttcttttcatgtttatgCATGCTTTGTCTTCAACAGGAAACAAGCAGAGTTGTTCACATCATGGATTTCCAGAGGGGAAAGAACTTGAGATATCAGCTGCTTCAGCTTGTTGAACCATTTGGAATAATTACAAATCATCTGATTCTAAACAAAATCAATGAGGTAAGATTAGGCCTTTTAGTACTGCTGTGGGTGCTGTTTGGTGTCTTTAGTATGCTTACTGTCTGAGCTTAATTTTTGTAAAAGGACTTACTCAGCTACCAAGCAAGATGGCACGTGTCACCAAGGTCACATGTGAAAGGAAGAGTGACCACTatgtttctttgcagaaatgcTGTAGTACTGCATTTTAACTTaaatattgctaaaaaaaaatccttcctgtttGTTGTTCACAGCTTTCTCAAAAATACACTATGCTTGCAAATTCTGTTCTTGTTCTAATACTCTCTGAAAACTTACTTGGTCTTAGTTTGTATCATACAGTGTGTCGTATTTTGGAGTGTGGAAAAGCTGATACCGTAGAATAGAAAAAGCAGGAAGCAATTGAATGTTCTGAATCCAAATCTAGGTGGAATGTAAACAAACTAAATAGTTCTGTTTGTGCACCTAAATAAAGTATGTGAAATTCATGTGAAGTTCTGCAGGTCAGTTAATGTTGTAACCAAAAGgcaattttcatttttgatgCAGCTGTTTTTACAGGAAAGCAAGGAGGAGCTtgagattttaaacaaaaatactaatTCTTGAAGGAATAGtgcttaatttgtttttatatgaCTTCAGGCGTTTATCGAAATGTCGACCACAGAAGATGCTCAGGCTGCAGTAGAATACTATTCAACAACACCTGCGCTAGTGTTTGGTAAACCAGTCAGAGTCCACCTgtcacagaaatacaaaagaataaaggtaaaaaacttctgcttttttaaCACTGCCTGATTTTAATCTAGGGCAGTCAGTGTTATGAGGCCATTGCATTTAAGTTATTCTTAGTTCATGTACTTCTCAGCTGTATCAACTTAATCAAAGGACAGTCATCCATGTATATTTTATGTAGTATctactttaaaaaatttcattcCCACTTAATTTTAGAAACCCGAGGGTAAACCTGACCAAAAAACTGAGCCGCCAAAACCAGAACTTGGTCGTGTGATTCACCTCAGCAATTTACCTCATTCGGGATACTCTGACAACGCAGTACTCAAACTGGCTGAACCGTATGGAAAAATTAAGAACTACATACTCATGAGAATGAAAAGCCAGGTAACTGACCATAGGAACATACATGTGTGAAAATTTGAAACTaagttttttttaactgtgaagaAATGATGTGTCTTTAATTGGTGCATGTGTCGACTTTCTGTTCTAGCATAGATATGGAGATTATTAGAGGCCTATGTAGGTGGTGTTTTGCTATCTAGCATACTGCAAAATGTTACTGTAATGtgagctgctttaaaaaaaagaaagaataggcCTCAGCTCTGAAGAACATATATTTAGCACTGAGGCTTAATTTTTTGTTATGCAGATTTCCGGGAGTCTTGGAACTTTTTTTAAGGCTGAAAAAATACTACCTAGGAAACATTAACAAATGTATTCCACTACTAcacatttctttcatttaccctttatttttcattctttaaaactaaacaaaagcagTCCTGCTGTGGCgctctaacttaaaaaaaaaaaaaaaaagtttgaagataGTGCATTGCATGTGTATAGTAAAAGGCTTTGGATGTGCATGTACATGGTTTCTATAAATACACAGCGGTTTAAAGTATTTAGTTCTAAATTTTTTTCAACTTTGCTGTCCCAGTTTGTTGCTCCCTTGAGTTAAATAGGAAATTCCAGCACTTTTTCAGAGAGATGAATGTCTGAATCCTGTAATGCCACACTTGTGGTGTGAAAAATTACTTGAATCTATGGTATGACCCCTAGGAAGTCCTCCCTGACCTTAtttcactagaaaataaaatCCCTTGCTGTCTAAGCTGGatgcagaaacagctttcttctGTCTGCCAATGATACTCTAGCccagtgtttttaaaagcttgttcAGCAAACTTGTGTGTCATAGGCTTGTTTCTTGGAGGAACACCTCACAAAGCAGGGCTTATAGACCAGCAGTTGCTGCCTTTCTGTTTCAGGCTTCTCtcgaaaaataaaatactggggTAGTTTCTTAGCTACCCTGGAATTCCCAGATACTTAAGCACCAAATAAATGTGTTTCATTGTCCAGATGCTTTTTATTTGGAATCATATTTTACTTTATGGTGACCTTTTTTTGCAGGTTATTTAAATGCCTGTTGTTTAATTTCAGAACTTTCTGTGTGGCAGATATTACTGAATTGAATAGCTTGGATATATAGAGCACTTTGGTAAATTCTAATATGTACGGCTAGTTTGAAGATAGCTGAATATAGCTGAATCTCATAATTTTGTTTCAGCATTTGGAAACGCTGTGTTTTAAGTTAAATAGCTTTGCCTGCAAAAGTGTTGTGTATTTCATAGTCCGGTTTTAATGTGTGTTTTAATCTTTTCAGGCTTTCATTGAGATGGAGACCAGAGAAGATGCTTTAGCTATGGTTGAGCATTGTGCCAACAAAGCGCTTTGGTTCCAAGGCAGATGTGTGAAAGTGGatttatctgaaaaatacaagaaactgGTGTTAAGGGTAAGTAGTGGGTTTAGTTTTTTAATTGTAGTTGAAGGTGTAAAGTGAAGTAGAAGACAGTTATCACTTACTGAATATTCAGTGCCACATGTAAAATGGAAGGATTCCCTTTAGTATTTTCTGGCTCCTTAAGTGCAGTTACTTAGCATGAGTGTGGTGTTATGAGGCCTAGAACAAAGTAATaggattttcctttcagattaaacaaaaaccaaacaactagaATTCAGATTTTAGAGTAATTGGTGTAGATTTTGATTAAAATATCTCCATTTAGAACGTTCTGTAATgtgggttctttttttctcaggctCCTCTAAAAAAGATCAGTGAGTAAAATCAAGCTGAGTGGCAGAACTCTGTACTCATACATTGTATGCTTATTTCTTGGCTTTTCACAGCTGCTGGTTGGTTTGTCCACTTTGTTGTACATGTACTCTTGTGtacaggaaaaaagacaaaatgttgtTAGGGACTCCGTTTTGAACTATGAAGTATTACAACAGAATGTATTTCCTGTGTTGGATGCTgtccaaaacctttttttttttagcaccaGAAAGCTTTTTATCCCTGTTGTGGACACTAACTCCAACTACCTAGATAGCTAGACTGTGTTACGATCTAATTTGTAAGAATAAGCTTTGTCAAAACTTACTTTGTAACTGCATATTTGCAGGGTTGgatgatagcttttttttttttttgacataacACCAGGCTACTCTTGCAATTACAAGACTTTGTCCATCAGACTAGGACACTAGGTAGAAAAGCAGGAGAAATCTGAACTGTCAAGCTGTGTCATAAAAACATAAGCTTTCTATTGTGGAATATGAAGAAATCTTACTATTGCACATGATCATGCACCAAAAATGAACACTTCCTGGCAAATTCAAATACTTAACCAATGCATTGAATAGTTTTCCGTGTTACTACCACGCAAGTGGAATTCCTTGTTCAGTAACTCATAAATACGTGAAGCATTGTGAGCCTGCTAAAGCAGTCTGTGTAGCCCACCACTAATGATAGGGAGAAGGGTATAGATTAAGACTGATTTGTGCCATTGCCTGCACCACACTGTATCAGTTCATAAACAAAAGGGGAATTGTATATGATTTTTCTGGAGCAGGATTTcccatttgttttgtatttaataaCTGATAATTACTGTGAATAAAGACATGGCATTTCTAGGTTGGTAATGTCCTGTCTAACTTAATAGCAGTTTATTAATTGGTTGGTGGGTGGGCATGGTAAGAGTACCTGTGGATTTACATAATTGGAAGCACTTGGCTAGGTTCTGCTGTCTGGTCTGAATTAATGCTGCAACAGTTGTATAAATGATACTCTACTGTGACTtacaattctttttaattttattttagattccAAACAAAGGAGTTGAACTGCTGAAAAAGGATAAAACTAGGTAATCTCCTATTGTTAAAGCATAacgttcttttaaaaaaatatgaaaatacctTATCCAGAGTATAGAATTAGACAAAAGAAGTCAGGCAAGCTCTGAGATCAAATTGTTGTTTGCTGTGCCATGAGATTAACTGTTTCTAATATGCTACCTACCCTCTTCCTCTAATgatggagatttcacagcctTTTCAGGCTCCTCAGGAAATCTTTTCCAGTCCTTAGTTAGCCTTACCTTCCTGCAATTTAAACCCATGAACACTTGTCCTGTCTTGTAAGGACACTTCCTCCTTGCAGCAGCCTTTTGCATATTTGAAGAATGGTATCCTTCAAGGTTCCTCAACCTTCCATTTTCTGGACTAAACCACAATCTTTTTCAGGCTTGTCTAGAAAAATAGAACCTACCTTTTTTAGTCATTTCTGGGCTCTCTTCAGGTTTACAAGCAAGTATTCTTTGCTCTTTACAGAAAGAGAACATACTCTCCAGACAGCAAAGATTCTCCAAGTGATAAGAAGTCTAAAACAGATGCTACTCAGAAACCTGAAAGTGGCAGTgtagaagaaaaagtgaaagaggagaaacaagaTGATGCTGCTGAGCCATTGGGTGCTAAAAGCAGTGAACAGGCAGACCAAGATGAGCCTAGTTTACTCCTTGAATCTGAAGATGAGCTGCTAGTggatgaggaggaagcagcagcactgttaGAAAGTGGCAGCTCAGCAGGAGATGATGCAGATGTTGCCAATTTAGCTGATGtgactactgaagaaaaaaaggacacagCTGATGATGTGACCATAAAAACTGAGGGGAATGTTGTGGCCAATCCAGCAACAAAGAAGAAGCTTAAAAAGGTAATCATATAGCAAGGTACCTGAGTGTGGAAAACCCTGTGTAACTTAAATAGCACACCACAGTACACCCTATTTGAGATCTTTTTCTGTGGGCCTTTAAAGCACATGCATGGCACACCTGTCTGAAGAgaaacaggtgttaaagctcctgtgaagaaaatagAAGATGCCATTGGATGCAACTTGCAAAGGGAATCAGTTATAAATCGCTGTTTCTGTTTTGATGGAAACTGTTAACTTGTGGGCTTCTACCCATGTCGCTTCCTGgggtttttcttgcctttctcttcAACCCTTTTTTGACTAATACTAAGCAGCCAGGAACTGTTTTCTCCTGAGCAGTTTCTTGTGAGACTGGCTGTAGTTTGAGCATAGAGCAGAACAATGACAttcaaaaaattatatatttgggACTTGAGGCTAATCTAGACTTGGACAAAATTGTACATACATCTACACTTTATGCTTGGCCAGAAAGGTAGGCGAGTCCATTTGTGGTTAGCCAAGGCccatttcggggggggggggggggggggggggggcagaaattgGTTTCAAGGTGTCTTCAGTCATAGGCTACTTGCTGTGAATTTCCTTTCTCTCACCAGATGAGCCCATACTCTCATGGGTTTTTATGTCCTACCAGCTGCTTTTTAATTATACTTGGTTATGTGGAGTAGCATGCAAAGTTTTAGTAAATTTATTGACTTGGAATGTTGTTTTGCAAAAAAGTAAGGCATGTTCCTTATTCTTAATGAATGAAGTGTGCATGGTTTTCAATTTTGGGGGATCCTTCTATCAGGAAGCTACTTACATGGTGTTGGGATTAATACTGCCAAGACAAATGGCAGTGATTATTTCTTATTATGTGGGTATCTGTTAGGATAAACTGCCTCAAAACCCAGATTTGCTTCCTTGAAGACCTACATTCTTAGAGCACAGCTGTAAAGCTGATGCTGTTTCAGTAGTACTCCCTATCAGCAGGAATGTTTCAAAAACATCAGAATTCAGACAGATCTGCTGTCTTTTAATGAAGCTGGATTTTAAGAAAACTCCAGTTtcggtggttttttggtttttttgtttgtttgttttttaatgtggaaGCTCCAAGCTTTCCACTGGTTGAAAAagctcttaattattttttttatgaactttCATACTATTAGTGGGCACAGAATTATTCTGGTAAGGTTTTGCCTTTTATGCAGGCATGAATTTGAGGATCTTGTGGGACTGTCTCGAATAGAAACAAAAATTGTGTGTTCCAAAATTACTTCCACTTAAAATACTCATGttagaaggactttcaaagtaaGAATATAGCAAAAAGATACTGAAATTCTCAAGTTGAAGATCACATGTTCATATGATAAAACAGTGGACCCTcatgatgcaaaaaaaaaaaaaatttattctgaaattgaACACTTGGTTCTGGGACAGTGGAGTACATTTAAAAAGGGCTTGTTACACTTCTGCATGCTTGAGTAACATATTGAATGAGTGAGGTAGGTCTTGAAGGAAGAATTTAAGCACTTTTCCAGGGAATTTGGAGAAGATATTTCTCTTCTGAAACTTAAGACAGTTTGAGGGAAACATTTAAGAATAAGCTGAcatgaggaaaacattttttcaacaGCGATACGTGGGTGGCTTTCCGCGGAGCATGGAAGGCTTTGTCACTCTAGATGAGGTTGGTGATGAAGAAGACTCGGATCATCAAAAACTCCGCAAGTCAGGTTTGGCAGTAAAATCTGCTGGCAAAAATGATGATAGTTTGGCAGAAATCAAGGTAGACAAGATTGAGGAGCCAGAGCAGGAAAATGAAACATTAGAAAATGGAACCAAAACCGAAGATAGTTCGAAGGCTGAAGCTGTTGAAGCTTCTGATACCACAACAGCACAAGATACTGAGAAAAATGCCCATGAAAATACAGACACCCAGGATGAACAGGAAACGAAGAATGTCCAAGAGAAACCTCTTGTTCCAGATGAATTTAGGATTGGGCCATACCAGCCAAACATTCCTGTTGGTAAggctgtttccattttttttcaaatatgtctTTGTGCATTGCAGTAGCATTTCTCATTTCGTTTG
Coding sequences within:
- the MATR3 gene encoding matrin-3 isoform X5, whose protein sequence is MGDPFMLQQSTNPAPGILGPPPPPFHLGGPPVGPRGAGNGNMQGPRHMQKGRVETSRVVHIMDFQRGKNLRYQLLQLVEPFGIITNHLILNKINEAFIEMSTTEDAQAAVEYYSTTPALVFGKPVRVHLSQKYKRIKKPEGKPDQKTEPPKPELGRVIHLSNLPHSGYSDNAVLKLAEPYGKIKNYILMRMKSQAFIEMETREDALAMVEHCANKALWFQGRCVKVDLSEKYKKLVLRIPNKGVELLKKDKTRKRTYSPDSKDSPSDKKSKTDATQKPESGSVEEKVKEEKQDDAAEPLGAKSSEQADQDEPSLLLESEDELLVDEEEAAALLESGSSAGDDADVANLADVTTEEKKDTADDVTIKTEGNVVANPATKKKLKKRYVGGFPRSMEGFVTLDEVGDEEDSDHQKLRKSGLAVKSAGKNDDSLAEIKVDKIEEPEQENETLENGTKTEDSSKAEAVEASDTTTAQDTEKNAHENTDTQDEQETKNVQEKPLVPDEFRIGPYQPNIPVGVNYVVPKTGFYCKLCSLFYTNEDVAKKTHCSSLPHYQKLKKILDKMAEDHRQKKEA
- the MATR3 gene encoding matrin-3 isoform X2, producing MSKSFQQSSLSRDSQGHGRDLSAGIGLLAAATQSLNMPASLGRMNQGTARLASLMNLGMSSSLNQQGSHSALSSGSTSSHNLQSIFNIGSRGPLPLSSQHRGDADQATNILASFGLSARDLDELSRYPEDKITPENLPQILLQLKRRRAEEGYGRDGRSSTREPPYRVPRDDWEEKRHFRRDSFDDRGPSLNPVVDYDHGSRSQESGYYDRMDYEDDRLRDGERCRDESFYGETSHNYHKFDSEYDRMGRGPGPERSLFEKKRGAPPNSNIEDFHGFLPKGYPHLCSICDMPVHSNKEWNHHINGATHSRRCQLLLEIYPEWNPDSDSGHGMGDPFMLQQSTNPAPGILGPPPPPFHLGGPPVGPRGAGNGNMQGPRHMQKGRVETSRVVHIMDFQRGKNLRYQLLQLVEPFGIITNHLILNKINEAFIEMSTTEDAQAAVEYYSTTPALVFGKPVRVHLSQKYKRIKKPEGKPDQKTEPPKPELGRVIHLSNLPHSGYSDNAVLKLAEPYGKIKNYILMRMKSQAFIEMETREDALAMVEHCANKALWFQGRCVKVDLSEKYKKLVLRIPNKGVELLKKDKTRKRTYSPDSKDSPSDKKSKTDATQKPESGSVEEKVKEEKQDDAAEPLGAKSSEQADQDEPSLLLESEDELLVDEEEAAALLESGSSAGDDADVANLADVTTEEKKDTADDVTIKTEGNVVANPATKKKLKKRYVGGFPRSMEGFVTLDEVGDEEDSDHQKLRKSGLAVKSAGKNDDSLAEIKVDKIEEPEQENETLENGTKTEDSSKAEAVEASDTTTAQDTEKNAHENTDTQDEQETKNVQEKPLVPDEFRIGPYQPNIPVENSG
- the MATR3 gene encoding matrin-3 isoform X4 — translated: MSVCPITKEWNHHINGATHSRRCQLLLEIYPEWNPDSDSGHGMGDPFMLQQSTNPAPGILGPPPPPFHLGGPPVGPRGAGNGNMQGPRHMQKGRVETSRVVHIMDFQRGKNLRYQLLQLVEPFGIITNHLILNKINEAFIEMSTTEDAQAAVEYYSTTPALVFGKPVRVHLSQKYKRIKKPEGKPDQKTEPPKPELGRVIHLSNLPHSGYSDNAVLKLAEPYGKIKNYILMRMKSQAFIEMETREDALAMVEHCANKALWFQGRCVKVDLSEKYKKLVLRIPNKGVELLKKDKTRKRTYSPDSKDSPSDKKSKTDATQKPESGSVEEKVKEEKQDDAAEPLGAKSSEQADQDEPSLLLESEDELLVDEEEAAALLESGSSAGDDADVANLADVTTEEKKDTADDVTIKTEGNVVANPATKKKLKKRYVGGFPRSMEGFVTLDEVGDEEDSDHQKLRKSGLAVKSAGKNDDSLAEIKVDKIEEPEQENETLENGTKTEDSSKAEAVEASDTTTAQDTEKNAHENTDTQDEQETKNVQEKPLVPDEFRIGPYQPNIPVGVNYVVPKTGFYCKLCSLFYTNEDVAKKTHCSSLPHYQKLKKILDKMAEDHRQKKEA
- the MATR3 gene encoding matrin-3 isoform X3, with the translated sequence MSRGRAAGWRRAARRDSRESREWNHHINGATHSRRCQLLLEIYPEWNPDSDSGHGMGDPFMLQQSTNPAPGILGPPPPPFHLGGPPVGPRGAGNGNMQGPRHMQKGRVETSRVVHIMDFQRGKNLRYQLLQLVEPFGIITNHLILNKINEAFIEMSTTEDAQAAVEYYSTTPALVFGKPVRVHLSQKYKRIKKPEGKPDQKTEPPKPELGRVIHLSNLPHSGYSDNAVLKLAEPYGKIKNYILMRMKSQAFIEMETREDALAMVEHCANKALWFQGRCVKVDLSEKYKKLVLRIPNKGVELLKKDKTRKRTYSPDSKDSPSDKKSKTDATQKPESGSVEEKVKEEKQDDAAEPLGAKSSEQADQDEPSLLLESEDELLVDEEEAAALLESGSSAGDDADVANLADVTTEEKKDTADDVTIKTEGNVVANPATKKKLKKRYVGGFPRSMEGFVTLDEVGDEEDSDHQKLRKSGLAVKSAGKNDDSLAEIKVDKIEEPEQENETLENGTKTEDSSKAEAVEASDTTTAQDTEKNAHENTDTQDEQETKNVQEKPLVPDEFRIGPYQPNIPVGVNYVVPKTGFYCKLCSLFYTNEDVAKKTHCSSLPHYQKLKKILDKMAEDHRQKKEA
- the MATR3 gene encoding matrin-3 isoform X1, which gives rise to MSKSFQQSSLSRDSQGHGRDLSAGIGLLAAATQSLNMPASLGRMNQGTARLASLMNLGMSSSLNQQGSHSALSSGSTSSHNLQSIFNIGSRGPLPLSSQHRGDADQATNILASFGLSARDLDELSRYPEDKITPENLPQILLQLKRRRAEEGYGRDGRSSTREPPYRVPRDDWEEKRHFRRDSFDDRGPSLNPVVDYDHGSRSQESGYYDRMDYEDDRLRDGERCRDESFYGETSHNYHKFDSEYDRMGRGPGPERSLFEKKRGAPPNSNIEDFHGFLPKGYPHLCSICDMPVHSNKEWNHHINGATHSRRCQLLLEIYPEWNPDSDSGHGMGDPFMLQQSTNPAPGILGPPPPPFHLGGPPVGPRGAGNGNMQGPRHMQKGRVETSRVVHIMDFQRGKNLRYQLLQLVEPFGIITNHLILNKINEAFIEMSTTEDAQAAVEYYSTTPALVFGKPVRVHLSQKYKRIKKPEGKPDQKTEPPKPELGRVIHLSNLPHSGYSDNAVLKLAEPYGKIKNYILMRMKSQAFIEMETREDALAMVEHCANKALWFQGRCVKVDLSEKYKKLVLRIPNKGVELLKKDKTRKRTYSPDSKDSPSDKKSKTDATQKPESGSVEEKVKEEKQDDAAEPLGAKSSEQADQDEPSLLLESEDELLVDEEEAAALLESGSSAGDDADVANLADVTTEEKKDTADDVTIKTEGNVVANPATKKKLKKRYVGGFPRSMEGFVTLDEVGDEEDSDHQKLRKSGLAVKSAGKNDDSLAEIKVDKIEEPEQENETLENGTKTEDSSKAEAVEASDTTTAQDTEKNAHENTDTQDEQETKNVQEKPLVPDEFRIGPYQPNIPVGVNYVVPKTGFYCKLCSLFYTNEDVAKKTHCSSLPHYQKLKKILDKMAEDHRQKKEA